Genomic window (Helicoverpa zea isolate HzStark_Cry1AcR chromosome 9, ilHelZeax1.1, whole genome shotgun sequence):
CATGCGACCAGCCCGGGTGCCCACACGGCGCACGCCTCGTGGAACCACACCTCGTCCGCCGCGCCGCTTGCGCCTGTGCAGTACCGTCGCCGCGTCGCCTCGTCCAATGACCTGGGGAATGTACGAGCTTTAAATAGTTATCAACTATTACTCATCCTGTGTTGTTagttcaaaaataaacataaaaaaagaattataaCTATGCTATCCAATTTGTTATCCCACACCAATGTTGACCTATGTCAATATGCAAAAGTcaaaaataagacaaaaaaaacaacaaaataagtgTATACCTGTACTCATCACAGTCGGTATCGAGCGCGTAGGGCCCGAACAGGTCCCCGAGCGCGCAGGCGTGCGGGCCGCGCGCGCAGAAGGCGCACAGCCACGAGGCGTCGGGCGTGCTGGCGTCGTAGCGCAGCCCCAGCGTGCTCGCGTGCAGGCCCCTCACTCCGCGCACTCCGTTGCGGAACTCCTCGCCGCCCTTGCGCCGCGAGGTCGCGTCCTCCTCCTCGCCCGTCGTCGTGTTCATCACGCTTACTGAGAGGGGGGAATCGCGGGGGCCGCGGATCTATAggagaaatgtttttttcttaattgtCAGACAATTTTAAAGATATTTGTTCCCTGCGTTTTACTGTAAGTTTCATCTAATTCCTTCACTACTTTCatgtaaaactataaaacaCAAACATCCATCCACACATACACATCAAACCAAACAATGAGTACACACCTGTATGTACGGTCCTCGTGATTTACTAGAGCTGGCGTTACTGCCGGAGTCATACGCGTCACGTGCGGGGTCGCGAGGTCCCTTGCGCGGGCGCCGGGCTTCGGCCTTCTTGCGCTGCGCCTTCTTGTTGCGCGGCTCCACGCGGCCCTGCCGGCGCTCTGCCCGCGCGGGCGCAGACCGCCGCCGCTTGCGCGCCGCGGCCGGTGCAGCGGCCTCGTCAGCTGACGCCGCCGTAGCGTCCGCACCTGCTGCCGTGGGACTCGCCAGGGGTTCCTCCTCCAGCCCGGCGAACATCTTCTCCAGCTGGTTCTCCACTTCCACGAAGCTCGCAGCTGCGGGCTCGGCAGTGTGGGCGTCGCTGGCCTCAGGCTCAGCAGGCTTGGCTTCGGAGGGCGACTCTACTGGTACATTGGGCGCTTCAGGGTTGGAGGTGCGGGCACTGCGGCgtcgcggcgcggcggcgggcgcgggcggcggcgtggGGGAGGCgacgggcgcgggcggcgctggGGGCTCGGGGTCGGGCGCGGGGTCGGCGCGGGGCGCGTCGGGGCTGGCCAGCACGCTGCGCAGCTTGTCCACGGTGACGGcgggggcgggcggcgcgggcggcggggcgGCGGCTGCGCTGTCCGTGTCGGCGATCATGGCGGCGATGTCGTCTATCGTCTCCGCGGAGCCGGAGCGCGTTTTTCTCCTCGCGTGCGGCTGGTCGGGGCGCGGCGCCGCGTGCGGCAGGTCGGGGGGCGGGGACGCGGCTCGCGACTCCGCTACGTCCGCCTTCGCGTGTGCCGCGTCACCGTTCTcacgcggcgcgggcgcggggggcGGACTGGGAGGTGGGGACACCCGTGGTGCGGCAGGAGGCGGTGCAGGTGCAGGGGCGGCGGGTGGCGGGGCTGCGAGTGCGGGGGGCGGGGGCGCGGCCGCCACCCGCACGGTGCGCTCCGGTTTGCGTTTCCTCTTGGAGCCGGGCGGAGCGCCGCACGAGTCTGCCGAGTCCTGCAGAACAAAAAATACGAAGTTAGCTAAGGAATGAGGCAAGTAATAGGCAGTAAGCTAGCATGTGTGACACGGACCTCATTGGAGGAGGGCGGCGAGGGCGTGGGCGCGGCGCGGGAGTGCACGATGACGGAGTGCGGCGACACGGGCGAGGGCGCGAGGCGCTCGAGCAGCGCGTCGACGCGCGCGTGGTGGTGGCGCGGGGCCGCGCGGGCGATGAGGCTGTTGATGGTGGGCGCGTCGCGCACCGACAGCGCGGGCGGCGCCGCGTGGGCCCCGGGCGCGGGGGACGTGGCCGCGCCGTTGGAGGCTCGCCCGCCGCCCAGAGACAGGTCCACGCCCACGCGGGTGTATGCCATCAGCTCGTCCGCGCGCAGTTTGTCTGCTGATCATACCATTACTCATTTAACTATACCGCTGATTGAGTACAAACTTTAAATAGATAGATCTACATACAGTCAGAATTTTTCAAGCAAAGATATTAAAGTGGCACTTCCAGTCTTGGTGTGACTGAGTGAATAACCAATAGGATGACAATATTTACCTCTCGCTTGTCCTAAATGTTGATATATATCTGGAGGTAATGCAGCGTTTGCCTTTATGTCGCCCGGAGACGGAGTGTGTCTggaaatgttacaccaatataTAACTTTTACACATTTCAAAGATAGAATATTACctagttaataaaaatacaatttatgcTATTATTGATGAGAAGCACTTTCTACTAATTCCATTCTTATTCGTGCCCACTTTCGTCACCTTAGAATATTTGTGACAAATTCATGAAACCTCATTATCTTCGGTATTGTTATTCTAACTTCTAAAGCCGATAACTGACCTCATGTGATGTTTATCCGGCGGCGTGGGCGTGTGCCTGTAGAGCTCGGGTGGCGTGGCCGTGTGCCGGAACACCGAGTTCCCGCCCGCCGACTTCAACGCCTGCAATTGCAACAGACCCTACGATAGTCATCGATAAGGCAGGTTAATATACAGTTAGTGGTGTCGTAAGCAGCATGTCGATGATATTTTAGTAGTATGTACATAATTGTAATGAATGGATgtggaaatatttttatcagttgGTCATGTGGTAGAAATGttctggtaaataaaatacatataacaaCTATTGCaagagtttaaaaaaaaatgataatatgACGGTCTGACTGACTGATCTTTTAGGACATTGTTTAAACTAATGTGACTGGTCTTCTCTTGACAAAAAGATGATAAGCATTCTGAAACTAGATTAATCAACGAAAGAgagtaacaaaatattattacattattttctcGCATAAAAAACATGTGTAAATCACGGGtgcattttcatcaaaataactattaacCTATATTATTcacggtaaataaataaattgcttcGTTATAGCAGCAATATCGACTATCGATAGTGTTATTGCTTTGTTATCGCAGCACGAGTGAATAAAGCTGGCACACGCTAGCCCAACCCTATGAAATAGTTATAGAAGGCTATTATTTTGGGAAATGGGCCCCATAtagtaagtttgtttttttgaaaggGTTATCGTGGCTCTGTAACGCAAATAGTAATTTGACGGAAGAGTTTTGACATACCTAATCCAACTCTTTGGGCAAACGAAAAAAATCGACCAAGAGTCCGGCGATTCGGATGAAGGGTTTTTGTACCATTGTCTATAAACGTTttccctttataatattagttaagattTTGCAAAAAGATAGCCAATGCCACTAACCCTTATAGAACATGGTATTTAATGTAAACCCCTgttggtaatattttttatctcagaACTAACAAACGTACAAGGACGCGACATTTTTATgtgcaatttaattaaattcatgatTATATGTCTACTAAATTGCCTTCCGCAATTAAGAATTATCTCAATTAACACTAACATAATGTTCAGAATACTTCAAACTTTATAAAATTCACACAGATCTAAGCATACGGACACAAATACTGAGAACTCTATACATTTGGATGTTTAAATGTTTACACAAGTGCTAGTATATGTATAAACTTGTGATTAGTACAAAGAATAGGTAAGTATTCATTTTATATGAGGCTATGAACAGATTATATTTACTGTATGTTCAAAAGTTGTACAGAGATTTTAAagactatttatttgtacatatcTTGTCCAGTACCTTTTATTCTAAACTTGGCTATTCTATGTAATGACTTCAGGCTAGTTAATGATCAAAACACTGCTGCGGGCCCTCAATCAGCTAAGATCGCAATATATCACAGCGTGGTGGGAAACGGGGAAACGATTACCGAAAATCTatttgttgtttaaaaacttcttcgCGCTGTTCATTTTGGTGGAGTCTTGTCTAACCACTACGTTGGTTaccgcattttttttaatggaaacATGTAACTTTGGTGGGGTATTGGCCTAAGTTTACTTTATTTTAGTTGTAGTACAGTTATACAAAGGATCTTATCGGGGAAGTACCGTCAGTAGCTGTGTTTGTGCAATTAGGTATAAAAACGTGATATCCTTTAGCTTCGTTTTGGAATGATATCAACATGTCACGTTAGCTTATGTTAAGGTTTCTTTGTGAGAATTAATTGTAAATTGTTCGCGTACAAAAATTGCTAGAAAGTGATCGCGTAAAAAGGTGCAACTTCGCGTACATTTTAGAAAAGTTCGCACAAATATTGTTACTGTTGGCAATTGCAGTGTCGCACACCGTTGGATCCTCTGCTTTAATGGTATCAGATGGGCCCTGAGCTTTTTATTATCAGTCAATTTGTTTATGATCAAAAAAACAATTGGATGGATGCCTTTATTTCATAAACAATCGTCATTTGCTAATGACTGGCCTGATGATATTTGTCTAAGAAACTGTCCAAAACAATTAAGTATTCCCTTTTCAAGTGTACAACAAAGAAAAgtatgtttataattatttattcatccaggggcccgattctcctaattttacttaagcaacatacgattcacgttcgactcgattcgactgatatccaatcccgactcaattacgattgaaacgtatgtggcattccgctattttttctttgaaataaacgtttttatccttttctgtcattcaataatgaatcattttgtctgcaaatgatttacgattgcaaaatgattgtacagcatactaccgtattgaccaaaatcaccaaaatagcagaccaatcgcacaccaatcaaatgtcaatcgaatacgattgatcttttattagtagcagaatgcccgatatggttaaaactgctattgcgatcatattgcgattcgatttctattcgattttgacattattaacttaggagaatcgggcccctggtgctTCAACATGACATTTTCGATAGTTAAATATTCATGTGAAAAAAATGGTTTCTTCTTcggtaaatattatatttaatgttgAAAGTATGTAATGTAAATCATATTTGAAATTAGTAATTAACTGTATAAATGAAAGTTTTAACGTAAATCAACCTTCAgaaaacttcaaataaataactattatacTGCTTGTAAACGGTAGATTCCTATCATGACGTGGCAAGGTCAGATGGCAGACGTTaagttttgtgtaaaatatcgatatttaattgttaatgGTAATTAACTCCAAGTTTCTTTACGAGCCACCGACCTTTTTCATACCttgtataagtattatttattgtacaccTAGCAATTTTAAGACAGAAAAAGTATTGTTTCAAACGTGGTAAAACTAAAAACGCCGATGGAAAAATGACAAATGAACCCAGccaaactatagttcggccattcagagaatgcgttcctgacacgtcgcgattgaactgacgacgtaactttgcaatggcgttgcagttacgataaaaatatttttgctggttgtttaccgttttaacaattgaggagcattaaaacaacattattatatcaataatcaatgaatgttattacgtcgtcagttcaatcgcgacgtgtcaggaacgcattctctgaatggccgaactataaattgtTAGAAGCTTACCATGATGCCCAAACCATATTTAAACCAACTTCAGATTTAGTAAACAAAAATAGCATCTACATACAAGTATGATAAGCCCACATGAAAAATAATTACGCTCGCACAATCTCTAACAAGAATCTTGCACAGACATGATCTAACATGCTGTAAAAATGATTGATAACGCAGACTTTACATGCTGTCGTGATTAACGCCCGAATTAGTCACtgcattttgtttttgagaCTTCAAATCGCATATCTCTGCTTGAAATTGTAATGGCTAATTTAACACTAAGTATAATTTATCTACTGTGTTTAGgagacaatttaatttaaatcatatttaaagGAGTTTTACCAAGAATGCAAAAATGTAGAAGCCCACTACCCTTTATGAAGCTTAAACCAATCCCTTACGGCCATTCTCAATATTCTATCTTACTTTATTTACTAGAGACAGAATTCTGTCATATTCCTACCTCTATTATGCAAAACAACATAAGAATATAGAGAATAACCGTTTCACCATACCAAGCAGCCACCAGTACCCAACCATAAACCATTTCTAAGTCGATACATACCTGTAGAGGGTCCGGGGGTGAAGGCGCCGGCACGTGGTAGAGGTGTGGCGGAGGCGTGGGCGTGTGCCACGTGACGCCGCGGTCCGACGCCATGTGTGCTTGCGGCGCGCGCGCCAACAAGTTCGCCACCTGCAACTGATATATGGTATGTTTTAGAGGTCTTCGTAAGCTATACATAGTTAGGAGACAAATAATATGTACAAGGGCAATTGATGAATGCACTTATTATGACTTCTTCCTTTTTGAGTAAAATAAAGTTCCGTCCATTTGCATTATTAGATGTAGATTTCCGCAATAGATGAAGAAGGGCGAATTTATACTCTAAGTTTTAGGAAGATAGGTACCAAAGTCTGTCTACTGTCTATGTAGCAAAAAGAGTGTTTTTAAAGATTAAATTCTTACTCCTCTGATTGAGTCTATCATACATACATAAAGCTTCATTCTTTATCTTCTCTCCAAATGTttggcaaaatattttataggtttGCAGTTTTACTTTTTCATATAGGTACAAAACGAGGCAACATGCATGCAGAACTTATAGAGATGTAGTAAGAAGTAACCATCATACTCTAATTGGCCTATAATATTTAGTAAAGACCTAATCCCATAAGACCAAACCGTTTTCAGAGATCACGTTAAGATAGGTTAACGAGACGAACGAGAAACATAAATTTAAGAAACTTCAAACAAGATTAGTCTTTTTAATAACACGTATAAATCAATTTTAGTTCAAAAAGGTGTTTTTATCTGCTGAGTACTGAAACACAGCTCTATTTTAAGATGAATTTACTTATCATTCTATCtctattacatttacttatactGTGacgaaaatattaatgttaaaatgaaaataagtaatatttaaataataaataagaccTATTAATATAAGTAAGTGCGATGACCCTGACAGTACTTTATCTGCGTAACGTCACGAAGCGTTGTCACTCTGACGTCAGTGCACATTGCACCGACTTTCCCTGCATCTTCCGATCATCAATGACCTTGATTGACACTTGTTTTtggaaacttttttattaaagaGAAGACTTTGTAACCTTCTTATGGGTGTTCACAAGAATTATAAGGTTTGGCATAGTGTAAATTTTCTTCTAAATCCTTGAAATTACAGCAGCTACCTACAAGTTCACAGTTACTAAATCATACGCACTATTATTATGATTAACTACTCAGAAATTAATGATGACGACTACGCCTATTTATTACTGAATAAATCTAGTTTTACTGACCAGCCAAATGCGTTTATTGGCCATGTCAGATTTCTGGGAAATATTGCATGGATTTCGTTCCTATTTAACCCTTTGCAGGTCATTCTGCGTGCATAGGGGTCATATAGGGGTCGCAACTGGACCAAATACCGTGTGTTTTTTCTTCTATGAGTAGTGTTGTGCTGTACCAGTTTTTTACCATAGATAAACAGTTCCCGTTATGATTGATAGCAGCAAAAATAACGCACTAGGGGGTAATAAAGTCTATCACGTAACAGATTCTAGATATAATCATCCTATCACGCTCAATGCCAAAATTCAGTAATCGTAAAAGTCTATTTTTAGAAATCAAttctacaaaattaaaatctgGCTAAAAGATAcggaaaatacaaattattagaTGAGAAAAATTACAAACCACAGATAAATTATTTGACCTAAAATTTTAGCAGTGTTCGAGAAAAAAATTAATGGTCTGAATGagctaattttaaattgaattaggCCAGATGTTTCCAGATTATTCTAGTTCAGttagttttgttataaaaaactGCACATTTTTATGCTGATTGATCACTGGCTGCCAAAACCACAATGATAAGCAAAACGGTTTGAATTTATTCAAATGAACAGAACATAAATCTTAATAGAGATAATAAAATGCGTATGAATATTTTAAGTGGGATGATTCTAAACTAGCTGAGCTCATATGAGGTAATTCTGAAAACTATAATACAAGAAAGGAAACTTTTCTCATTAAAAATGCTAAGTAACTTTCATATCAAATTCAGagcataataatatacctatctgaatgttaaatgttttttttttcgaatttaatataaaaaaatgtaaaaaaatatgttgagaaATCAATAAATGAACTACAAATTACCTATCTGACAAATCCTATGCTGAAATCCGCATCAAAATCAGTACAGCCAAATGTGAGATAATCGCTTAAAATACATACACACAGGTCAAACTGAgtacctccttttttgaagttacTAAAATATTCAGAAATTACAGTTTACCATTGAATTCCTCACATGACGCTTTGCTCGCTgaattaagtacaaaaaaattatgGTGGTTTCCTGcaaaaaaccttataaaataaagcaaccactaatttaattaacaaaacctATAAAAAACGAAGTTCACAATATGTACAGAACACAAACTTCTAATAAGAAAACTACTGAACAAACTTTCATAATgaaaacttttaagtttttcAACTTTGAAAGTAAAAGTTAAGGTTAACATTGTTGGGAAGAAACTTTCCTTTTTCTTTTTTCCTTTTTGAAATGGCTAGTaagagacctacagtttaacatgccccctctgaaacacagtccaataaatgtatatttagaaagagcatacaaacttagaaaagttgcattggtacttgcctgacctggaatcgaacctacaaactcgtacttgagaggttggttccaagaattcttatattttaaaatatttgttggtaCATTTTAAGTGATGTTAATACTAAAACCAAGTAAGGATATTAGAATAATGATTTCAcagatataattaatattacatgTTTTTTATACTCACTCAAATAGTATTCTTATCAGTAAATGGCTGTGAGATGTCAATACTTCGTGGTTTTTAACCAAATAATAGACAAAAACAATATGGTAATAaccatataatattatgaaatagttGATAGAATATATCATTTGCTCAATATGTCTATACCTACTCAGGTAAGCatgtttttaaccgatttcaaaaaacttttttacaaaaaaattaaaccgacttcccaagacactaaaaagcaaaaaaaaaactatttttaggtgcatcggcctagaagtcggtgtcttatggatgttactaagttaattttgccaccgacttctaggccgatgcacctaaaaatagtttttttttttgctttttagtgtcttgggaagtcggtttaatttttttgtaaaaaagttttttatttaaagcttttcagtgatacgaatagttgtcactatccatacaagtgggaagttctcatcaatacaaagaatataagtccaaatacgaggtattttacatattcagttgtcgagttccctcgactttctctggtctccatcatcaggtcagctccaaaccttcactgttgcaaaggtcttgtcaatacaaataatttaagcccaaacacgaggtagtttacatattcagttgtcgagttccctcgaccctctctggtttccatcatcagatcagctccaaatcttcactgttgaatagtgcttttaggcgtacacctgagtgtcaagtttttaccctatgtatgcctacaactttcgaaggttgccctcgatttctcagggtttccatcatcagatcctgacctgatgactatgggaccaactggcagctattccgagtcgaacaaaaaaagaatcacgtaaatcggtctataaacctcggagtaatcgatgtacatacatagaaaaaaaaaaaaaaaaaaaaaatataccggccgaattgataacctcctcctttttgggaagtcggttaaaaaggaagTACCTACTCAGTTTGAcctttttgtatgtatgttagtgATTATCACACTTTtggctgaaccaattttgatgcggttttcagcagtATTTGTCAGATATAggagaatgttttatttttatgtattattgaagttgatttttttttgtttatacataaaaatatattacattatacatattGTAGTATATTCTTTTGTAACTTTTGCAATAAGCTGATTCAAAAGTCTATATGATAGTTTTAGTGATACAGTTAAATATTCATttgctttaaatattatttatgtaagtatataataagTAAAAAGACACTATAGgtaaaataagtaataataaaaagataacttgtttttttaagtttcctTATGTACCTGCATAAATGATGTACTTATGTATTGTCTTTGAATTTATGACTAATCAACTTTCAGCTACTGAAATTCTCAATAGAAAAGAAATCAACTTACCCTGTTTAATATAAATGGGAATTATCTTATCTATTAAAAAATCCTTGCAAGTGGGTTAGGGGCACATGTAATCTAGAACATATTTTTGTAGTGTAAACTTAGagtaaataacaacaaataacaGACTGGTATCAGTGGTATACTCACATTGATAGCAAGAATGCCATTATATGTGTCATCTAACCAAGTGTGTCAATGAAAACAGCTGATTGCTATGTGATTATCACACACTCAGGGACACACTTACCCACACAAAGGATATTACCATTTTTAACG
Coding sequences:
- the LOC124633552 gene encoding WAS/WASL-interacting protein family member 3-like isoform X1, which codes for MSGGSQHNPNGRQSQLGSGWSPLQVLQVANLLARAPQAHMASDRGVTWHTPTPPPHLYHVPAPSPPDPLQGLLQLQALKSAGGNSVFRHTATPPELYRHTPTPPDKHHMRHTPSPGDIKANAALPPDIYQHLGQARADKLRADELMAYTRVGVDLSLGGGRASNGAATSPAPGAHAAPPALSVRDAPTINSLIARAAPRHHHARVDALLERLAPSPVSPHSVIVHSRAAPTPSPPSSNEDSADSCGAPPGSKRKRKPERTVRVAAAPPPPALAAPPPAAPAPAPPPAAPRVSPPPSPPPAPAPRENGDAAHAKADVAESRAASPPPDLPHAAPRPDQPHARRKTRSGSAETIDDIAAMIADTDSAAAAPPPAPPAPAVTVDKLRSVLASPDAPRADPAPDPEPPAPPAPVASPTPPPAPAAAPRRRSARTSNPEAPNVPVESPSEAKPAEPEASDAHTAEPAAASFVEVENQLEKMFAGLEEEPLASPTAAGADATAASADEAAAPAAARKRRRSAPARAERRQGRVEPRNKKAQRKKAEARRPRKGPRDPARDAYDSGSNASSSKSRGPYIQIRGPRDSPLSVSVMNTTTGEEEDATSRRKGGEEFRNGVRGVRGLHASTLGLRYDASTPDASWLCAFCARGPHACALGDLFGPYALDTDCDEYRSLDEATRRRYCTGASGAADEVWFHEACAVWAPGLVACGARVWGLPPAVWGARAARCGHCGAPGAALACGARGCVARAHLPCARPQGWALHEDEFRAACPHHAS
- the LOC124633552 gene encoding WAS/WASL-interacting protein family member 3-like isoform X9, with the protein product MSGGSQHNPNGRQSQLGSGWSPLQVLQVANLLARAPQAHMASDRGVTWHTPTPPPHLYHVPAPSPPDPLQALKSAGGNSVFRHTATPPELYRHTPTPPDKHHMRHTPSPGDIKANAALPPDIYQHLGQARDKLRADELMAYTRVGVDLSLGGGRASNGAATSPAPGAHAAPPALSVRDAPTINSLIARAAPRHHHARVDALLERLAPSPVSPHSVIVHSRAAPTPSPPSSNEDSADSCGAPPGSKRKRKPERTVRVAAAPPPPALAAPPPAAPAPAPPPAAPRVSPPPSPPPAPAPRENGDAAHAKADVAESRAASPPPDLPHAAPRPDQPHARRKTRSGSAETIDDIAAMIADTDSAAAAPPPAPPAPAVTVDKLRSVLASPDAPRADPAPDPEPPAPPAPVASPTPPPAPAAAPRRRSARTSNPEAPNVPVESPSEAKPAEPEASDAHTAEPAAASFVEVENQLEKMFAGLEEEPLASPTAAGADATAASADEAAAPAAARKRRRSAPARAERRQGRVEPRNKKAQRKKAEARRPRKGPRDPARDAYDSGSNASSSKSRGPYIQIRGPRDSPLSVSVMNTTTGEEEDATSRRKGGEEFRNGVRGVRGLHASTLGLRYDASTPDASWLCAFCARGPHACALGDLFGPYALDTDCDEYRSLDEATRRRYCTGASGAADEVWFHEACAVWAPGLVACGARVWGLPPAVWGARAARCGHCGAPGAALACGARGCVARAHLPCARPQGWALHEDEFRAACPHHAS
- the LOC124633552 gene encoding uncharacterized protein CG5098-like isoform X10; translation: MASDRGVTWHTPTPPPHLYHVPAPSPPDPLQGLLQLQALKSAGGNSVFRHTATPPELYRHTPTPPDKHHMRHTPSPGDIKANAALPPDIYQHLGQARADKLRADELMAYTRVGVDLSLGGGRASNGAATSPAPGAHAAPPALSVRDAPTINSLIARAAPRHHHARVDALLERLAPSPVSPHSVIVHSRAAPTPSPPSSNEDSADSCGAPPGSKRKRKPERTVRVAAAPPPPALAAPPPAAPAPAPPPAAPRVSPPPSPPPAPAPRENGDAAHAKADVAESRAASPPPDLPHAAPRPDQPHARRKTRSGSAETIDDIAAMIADTDSAAAAPPPAPPAPAVTVDKLRSVLASPDAPRADPAPDPEPPAPPAPVASPTPPPAPAAAPRRRSARTSNPEAPNVPVESPSEAKPAEPEASDAHTAEPAAASFVEVENQLEKMFAGLEEEPLASPTAAGADATAASADEAAAPAAARKRRRSAPARAERRQGRVEPRNKKAQRKKAEARRPRKGPRDPARDAYDSGSNASSSKSRGPYIQIRGPRDSPLSVSVMNTTTGEEEDATSRRKGGEEFRNGVRGVRGLHASTLGLRYDASTPDASWLCAFCARGPHACALGDLFGPYALDTDCDEYRSLDEATRRRYCTGASGAADEVWFHEACAVWAPGLVACGARVWGLPPAVWGARAARCGHCGAPGAALACGARGCVARAHLPCARPQGWALHEDEFRAACPHHAS
- the LOC124633552 gene encoding WAS/WASL-interacting protein family member 3-like isoform X3, producing the protein MSGGSQHNPNGRQSQLGSGWSPLQLQVANLLARAPQAHMASDRGVTWHTPTPPPHLYHVPAPSPPDPLQGLLQLQALKSAGGNSVFRHTATPPELYRHTPTPPDKHHMRHTPSPGDIKANAALPPDIYQHLGQARADKLRADELMAYTRVGVDLSLGGGRASNGAATSPAPGAHAAPPALSVRDAPTINSLIARAAPRHHHARVDALLERLAPSPVSPHSVIVHSRAAPTPSPPSSNEDSADSCGAPPGSKRKRKPERTVRVAAAPPPPALAAPPPAAPAPAPPPAAPRVSPPPSPPPAPAPRENGDAAHAKADVAESRAASPPPDLPHAAPRPDQPHARRKTRSGSAETIDDIAAMIADTDSAAAAPPPAPPAPAVTVDKLRSVLASPDAPRADPAPDPEPPAPPAPVASPTPPPAPAAAPRRRSARTSNPEAPNVPVESPSEAKPAEPEASDAHTAEPAAASFVEVENQLEKMFAGLEEEPLASPTAAGADATAASADEAAAPAAARKRRRSAPARAERRQGRVEPRNKKAQRKKAEARRPRKGPRDPARDAYDSGSNASSSKSRGPYIQIRGPRDSPLSVSVMNTTTGEEEDATSRRKGGEEFRNGVRGVRGLHASTLGLRYDASTPDASWLCAFCARGPHACALGDLFGPYALDTDCDEYRSLDEATRRRYCTGASGAADEVWFHEACAVWAPGLVACGARVWGLPPAVWGARAARCGHCGAPGAALACGARGCVARAHLPCARPQGWALHEDEFRAACPHHAS
- the LOC124633552 gene encoding WAS/WASL-interacting protein family member 3-like isoform X8, whose amino-acid sequence is MSGGSQHNPNGRQSQLGSGWSPLQLQVANLLARAPQAHMASDRGVTWHTPTPPPHLYHVPAPSPPDPLQALKSAGGNSVFRHTATPPELYRHTPTPPDKHHMRHTPSPGDIKANAALPPDIYQHLGQARADKLRADELMAYTRVGVDLSLGGGRASNGAATSPAPGAHAAPPALSVRDAPTINSLIARAAPRHHHARVDALLERLAPSPVSPHSVIVHSRAAPTPSPPSSNEDSADSCGAPPGSKRKRKPERTVRVAAAPPPPALAAPPPAAPAPAPPPAAPRVSPPPSPPPAPAPRENGDAAHAKADVAESRAASPPPDLPHAAPRPDQPHARRKTRSGSAETIDDIAAMIADTDSAAAAPPPAPPAPAVTVDKLRSVLASPDAPRADPAPDPEPPAPPAPVASPTPPPAPAAAPRRRSARTSNPEAPNVPVESPSEAKPAEPEASDAHTAEPAAASFVEVENQLEKMFAGLEEEPLASPTAAGADATAASADEAAAPAAARKRRRSAPARAERRQGRVEPRNKKAQRKKAEARRPRKGPRDPARDAYDSGSNASSSKSRGPYIQIRGPRDSPLSVSVMNTTTGEEEDATSRRKGGEEFRNGVRGVRGLHASTLGLRYDASTPDASWLCAFCARGPHACALGDLFGPYALDTDCDEYRSLDEATRRRYCTGASGAADEVWFHEACAVWAPGLVACGARVWGLPPAVWGARAARCGHCGAPGAALACGARGCVARAHLPCARPQGWALHEDEFRAACPHHAS